One region of Pseudomonas glycinae genomic DNA includes:
- a CDS encoding DUF805 domain-containing protein — MSEPRYKIVFDGALQPGVDITTAKLNLADLFKSDVAAIERLFSGRTVALKRDLSHSDAQTYLQALGKTGIDARIETETPIELNLSDVHEQSAAVTEPDSPYAPPRAAVGESLPAFAPLKPFSVEGRIGRLRYLAWSMVLSLVTLPIVSVFALIGLGLVSADSTTGLIIGGLLAFFLFLAFAIVGILFSIQRLHDIGWSGWLWLLTLVPFVGSFFPLVIMVVPGNTGANRYGPPPPPNSTAVKVLCSLWIVFIGLFFVGGMLGGITAIQQEYESSLESSYESGSVTTDEIDVEVEPAANSADDAAEAALAPVDSAKE, encoded by the coding sequence ATGAGCGAACCCCGTTACAAGATCGTTTTCGACGGCGCGCTCCAGCCCGGCGTCGATATCACCACGGCCAAGCTCAACCTGGCCGACCTGTTCAAAAGCGATGTCGCCGCCATCGAGCGCCTGTTCAGTGGCCGCACCGTCGCGCTCAAGCGTGATCTGTCGCACAGCGATGCGCAGACTTATCTGCAAGCGCTGGGCAAGACCGGGATCGATGCCCGGATCGAAACAGAAACGCCCATCGAACTGAATCTTTCGGATGTCCACGAGCAAAGTGCCGCTGTGACGGAACCTGACTCGCCTTATGCGCCACCTCGCGCCGCTGTCGGTGAAAGCCTGCCGGCGTTCGCGCCGCTAAAGCCGTTCAGCGTCGAGGGCCGGATCGGCCGTTTGCGTTACCTGGCTTGGTCGATGGTGTTGAGCCTGGTAACCCTGCCAATCGTCAGCGTGTTCGCGCTGATCGGCCTGGGCCTGGTCAGCGCCGACTCGACGACGGGGCTGATCATCGGCGGTCTCCTCGCCTTCTTCCTGTTCCTGGCCTTCGCGATCGTCGGCATCCTGTTCAGCATTCAGCGCCTGCACGATATCGGCTGGTCCGGGTGGCTCTGGCTGCTGACGCTGGTGCCGTTCGTGGGCAGTTTCTTCCCGCTGGTAATCATGGTCGTACCGGGCAACACCGGGGCCAACCGCTATGGCCCACCACCTCCGCCAAACAGCACGGCGGTCAAAGTACTGTGCTCTCTGTGGATAGTGTTTATAGGGCTGTTTTTTGTGGGTGGCATGCTGGGCGGGATCACCGCCATCCAGCAGGAGTATGAAAGCAGCCTTGAAAGCAGCTACGAGAGTGGTTCGGTGACCACCGATGAAATTGATGTCGAAGTCGAACCCGCCGCGAATTCGGCAGACGATGCAGCCGAAGCCGCCCTCGCCCCTGTAGACTCTGCGAAAGAATGA
- a CDS encoding NAD(P)H-dependent flavin oxidoreductase yields MSLPALLEQRLRLPVVAAPMFLISNPELVLACCRNGVVGSFPALNQRESSGFKAWLEQIEAGLATLENPAPYAVNLIVHHSNPRLQADLNICVEHKVPIVITSLGAVKELVDAVHSYGGLVFHDVTTRRHAEKAAEAGVDGLIAVAAGAGGHAGTWSPFSLIAEIREFFDKTLLLAGCLNHGHEILAAQLLGADLAYFGTRFIGTTESHAPDAYKQMLLTAKAADIIHTPAVSGVPASFMRQSLEAAGFDMAALQGKGEVNFGDKLKPINDEAKAWKTVWSAGQGVGQIDDLPSVDQLVARLDAEYRQALQHAAQLPKRWPR; encoded by the coding sequence ATGTCGCTGCCCGCTCTGCTCGAACAACGTCTGCGCCTGCCTGTGGTGGCGGCACCGATGTTCCTGATTTCCAATCCTGAACTGGTGCTGGCGTGCTGCCGCAACGGCGTGGTTGGCAGCTTCCCGGCGCTGAACCAACGCGAAAGCAGCGGGTTCAAGGCCTGGCTGGAGCAGATCGAAGCAGGCCTGGCGACATTGGAGAACCCGGCGCCGTACGCGGTGAACCTGATCGTCCACCACAGCAACCCACGCCTGCAGGCTGACCTGAACATCTGCGTCGAACACAAAGTCCCCATCGTCATTACCAGCCTGGGGGCCGTCAAAGAGCTGGTGGATGCGGTGCACAGTTACGGTGGCCTGGTCTTCCACGACGTAACAACCCGCCGCCATGCCGAGAAAGCCGCCGAAGCAGGTGTCGACGGTTTGATCGCCGTCGCAGCCGGTGCCGGTGGGCACGCCGGAACCTGGAGCCCGTTTTCGCTGATTGCCGAGATCCGCGAGTTCTTCGACAAGACCCTGTTGCTTGCAGGATGTTTGAACCATGGGCATGAGATTCTCGCCGCACAACTGCTCGGCGCGGATCTGGCCTACTTCGGCACGCGATTTATCGGCACCACTGAAAGTCATGCGCCTGACGCCTACAAGCAGATGCTGCTGACTGCCAAAGCCGCCGACATCATTCATACTCCTGCCGTGTCCGGTGTTCCGGCCAGCTTCATGCGCCAAAGCCTGGAGGCCGCCGGTTTCGACATGGCAGCCCTGCAGGGCAAGGGTGAAGTGAACTTCGGCGACAAGCTCAAGCCGATCAACGACGAAGCCAAGGCCTGGAAAACCGTGTGGTCGGCGGGTCAGGGCGTAGGTCAGATCGACGATCTGCCAAGCGTGGATCAACTGGTGGCGCGTCTTGATGCGGAGTATCGCCAGGCCCTGCAACACGCAGCACAGTTACCCAAACGCTGGCCACGCTGA
- the hemJ gene encoding protoporphyrinogen oxidase HemJ, producing MLYLWIKALHIVSIVCWFAGLFYLPRLFVYHAQSEDTISKERFSIMERKLYRGIMGPAMIAALIFGGWLIYLNPSIFSSGGWIHAKLTLVVLLIGYHHMCGAQVKRFARGENTRSHVFYRWFNEVPVLLLLAIVILVVVKPF from the coding sequence ATGCTCTATCTGTGGATCAAAGCGCTGCATATCGTCAGCATCGTGTGCTGGTTTGCCGGCCTCTTCTATCTTCCGCGACTGTTCGTTTATCACGCGCAAAGTGAAGACACGATCAGCAAGGAACGCTTCAGCATCATGGAGCGCAAGCTCTATCGCGGCATCATGGGCCCGGCAATGATCGCCGCGCTGATCTTCGGTGGCTGGCTGATCTATCTGAACCCGAGCATCTTCAGCAGCGGTGGCTGGATCCACGCCAAACTGACCCTGGTCGTGCTGTTGATCGGCTACCACCACATGTGCGGCGCGCAGGTAAAACGTTTTGCCCGTGGCGAGAACACCCGCAGCCATGTCTTTTATCGCTGGTTCAATGAAGTGCCGGTTCTGCTATTGCTGGCTATCGTAATTCTGGTCGTGGTCAAGCCGTTCTAA
- the argC gene encoding N-acetyl-gamma-glutamyl-phosphate reductase, with amino-acid sequence MVKVGIVGGTGYTGVELLRLLAQHPQAEVVVITSRSEAGLAVADMYPNLRGHYDGLAFSVPDIKTLGACDVVFFATPHGVAHALAGELLAAGTKVIDLSADFRLQDADEWAKWYGQPHGAPELLDEAVYGLPEVNREQIRKARLIAVPGCYPTATQLGFLPLLEAGIADASHLIADCKSGVSGAGRGAAVGSLYSETSESMKAYAVKGHRHLPEIRQGLRRAAGKDVGLTFVPHLTPMIRGIHSTLYATVVDRSVDLQALFEKRYANEPFVDVMPAGSHPETRSVRGANVCRIAVHRPQDGDLVVVLSVIDNLVKGASGQAVQNMNILFGLDERLGLSHAGMLP; translated from the coding sequence ATGGTCAAGGTCGGTATCGTCGGCGGCACGGGTTACACCGGTGTCGAACTGCTGCGTCTGTTGGCACAGCATCCGCAGGCAGAAGTGGTGGTCATCACTTCCCGATCCGAGGCCGGTCTGGCCGTGGCTGATATGTACCCGAACCTGCGCGGTCACTACGACGGTCTGGCATTCAGCGTGCCTGACATCAAGACCCTGGGCGCTTGCGACGTGGTGTTCTTCGCCACTCCGCACGGCGTTGCCCACGCACTGGCCGGCGAGTTGCTGGCGGCCGGCACCAAGGTCATCGACCTGTCGGCAGACTTCCGTCTGCAGGACGCTGATGAATGGGCCAAGTGGTACGGTCAGCCGCACGGCGCGCCGGAGCTGCTGGACGAAGCGGTTTACGGCTTGCCGGAAGTCAATCGTGAGCAGATCAGGAAAGCACGTCTGATCGCGGTGCCGGGTTGCTATCCGACCGCGACACAGCTGGGTTTCCTGCCGTTGCTTGAGGCGGGCATTGCCGACGCTTCGCACCTGATCGCCGACTGCAAGTCCGGTGTCAGCGGTGCCGGTCGTGGTGCTGCCGTAGGCTCGCTGTACTCCGAGACGTCGGAAAGCATGAAGGCTTATGCGGTGAAAGGTCACCGCCATCTGCCGGAAATTCGTCAGGGGCTGCGTCGTGCGGCGGGCAAGGATGTCGGTCTGACTTTCGTGCCGCACCTGACGCCGATGATCCGTGGCATTCACTCCACGCTCTACGCGACCGTGGTGGATCGTTCGGTGGATCTGCAGGCGTTGTTCGAGAAGCGTTATGCCAATGAGCCGTTCGTCGACGTGATGCCGGCTGGTAGCCATCCAGAAACCCGTAGTGTGCGTGGCGCCAACGTCTGCCGCATCGCGGTTCACCGCCCGCAGGATGGTGATCTGGTGGTAGTGCTCTCGGTGATCGACAACTTGGTCAAGGGCGCGTCGGGCCAGGCGGTGCAGAACATGAACATTCTGTTCGGGCTGGATGAGCGTTTGGGTCTGTCCCACGCCGGCATGCTGCCGTAA
- the erpA gene encoding iron-sulfur cluster insertion protein ErpA produces MSVESFTPTALQFTQGAAHKVKSLVDEEGNDRLKLRVFVTGGGCSGFQYGFTFDEDVAEDDTIVEREGVSLVVDPMSFQYLAGAEVDYQEGLEGSRFVIKNPNATTTCGCGSSFSI; encoded by the coding sequence ATGAGCGTCGAATCCTTCACCCCCACGGCTTTGCAATTCACTCAAGGTGCCGCGCACAAGGTGAAGAGCCTGGTCGATGAAGAGGGGAATGATCGCTTGAAGCTGCGCGTATTCGTTACGGGCGGCGGTTGTTCAGGGTTTCAGTACGGCTTCACCTTCGATGAAGATGTGGCCGAGGACGACACCATCGTCGAGCGCGAAGGCGTCAGTCTGGTGGTCGATCCGATGAGCTTCCAGTACCTGGCAGGTGCCGAGGTGGATTATCAGGAAGGTCTGGAAGGTTCGCGTTTCGTGATCAAGAACCCGAATGCCACCACCACTTGTGGTTGCGGCTCCTCGTTCTCGATCTGA
- a CDS encoding anhydro-N-acetylmuramic acid kinase: MALYIGVMSGTSLDGLDIALIEQSSAINLVATHYIPMPDTLRAEMLGLCASGPDEIARSAIAQQNWVKLAARGIHTLLEQQQLKPEAIRAIGSHGQTIRHEPARGFTVQIGNPALLTELTGITVVSDFRSRDVAAGGQGAPLVPAFHEALFEERTGNRAVLNVGGFSNLSLIEPNKPVAGFDCGPGNVLMDAWIHQQRGENYDRNGQWAASGKVEPTLLKALLSDPFFVTQGPKSTGREVFNLPWLEQQLSRLPGFAPENVQATLLELTALTIVESLQGAQSNTEELLVCGGGAHNATLMKRLAGLLPNAKVASTATHGVDPDWVEAMAFAWLAHCCLEGIAANRPSVTGAKGLRVLGAIYPN; the protein is encoded by the coding sequence ATGGCTCTGTATATCGGCGTGATGTCCGGCACCAGTCTCGATGGGTTGGACATCGCCCTGATTGAGCAATCCTCGGCGATCAATCTGGTCGCCACGCACTACATCCCTATGCCTGACACCCTGCGCGCCGAGATGCTTGGCTTGTGCGCCAGCGGCCCTGACGAGATCGCCCGCTCGGCGATTGCCCAGCAGAACTGGGTGAAGCTCGCCGCACGAGGGATCCATACCCTTCTGGAACAGCAACAGCTCAAGCCTGAAGCCATTCGCGCGATCGGCAGCCACGGCCAGACCATTCGCCATGAACCGGCGCGTGGTTTCACGGTACAGATCGGCAACCCTGCCCTGCTGACCGAGCTGACCGGCATTACAGTCGTCAGTGACTTCCGCAGCCGCGATGTAGCCGCCGGCGGCCAGGGCGCTCCTTTGGTTCCGGCCTTTCATGAAGCGTTGTTCGAAGAGCGTACCGGTAACCGTGCAGTCCTGAATGTCGGCGGTTTCAGTAATCTCAGTCTGATTGAGCCGAACAAGCCTGTAGCCGGTTTCGACTGTGGGCCGGGGAATGTGCTGATGGACGCCTGGATTCATCAGCAACGGGGCGAGAACTACGACCGCAACGGGCAGTGGGCAGCCAGCGGCAAGGTCGAGCCGACCCTGCTGAAAGCTCTGCTCAGCGATCCGTTTTTCGTGACCCAAGGCCCGAAGAGCACCGGCCGCGAAGTCTTCAACCTGCCCTGGCTGGAGCAGCAACTGTCGCGTCTGCCAGGTTTCGCACCCGAAAACGTACAGGCGACATTGCTCGAACTGACGGCGCTGACCATCGTCGAATCGCTGCAAGGCGCTCAATCGAATACCGAAGAGCTTCTGGTCTGCGGGGGCGGCGCCCACAACGCCACACTAATGAAACGCCTGGCCGGGCTGCTGCCGAATGCCAAGGTCGCCAGCACCGCGACCCACGGTGTCGATCCGGACTGGGTCGAGGCCATGGCCTTCGCCTGGCTGGCCCATTGCTGCCTTGAAGGGATCGCCGCCAATCGCCCGAGCGTCACCGGCGCCAAAGGCCTGCGCGTACTCGGTGCCATCTACCCCAACTGA
- a CDS encoding peptidoglycan DD-metalloendopeptidase family protein: MTTEPSKAPPLYPKTHLLAASGIAALLSLALLVFPSSDVEAKKTTLSLELESPVEQLTQDQDAADAAQATNESVASPFAQIENSTEEPQETAQAAPAPTPVVEEKKAPNHREVIVSKGDTLSTLFEKVGLPAAAVHEVLASDKQAKQFSQLKHGQKLEFELNPQGQLTNLHSKVSDVETITLTKNDKGYVFNRVTAKPTVRTAYVHGVINSSLSQSAARAGLSHSLTMDMASVFGYDVDFAQDIRQGDEFDVIYEQKVVNGKAVGNGPILSARFTNRGKTYTAVRYTNKQGNSSYYTADGNSMRKAFIRTPVDFARISSKFSMGRKHPILNKIRAHKGVDYAAPRGTPIKAAGDGKVLLAGRRGGYGNTVIIQHGNTYRTLYGHMQGFAKGVKTGGTVKQGQVIGYIGTTGLSTGPHLHYEFQVNGVHVDPLGQKLPMADPIAKSERARFLAQSQPLMARMDQEKATMLASSKR, encoded by the coding sequence ATGACCACTGAACCGTCTAAAGCGCCACCGCTTTACCCGAAGACCCACCTGCTCGCCGCAAGTGGGATCGCCGCCCTTCTCAGTCTGGCGCTCCTGGTGTTTCCATCCAGTGATGTTGAAGCCAAAAAGACAACGCTGAGCCTTGAACTGGAAAGTCCTGTTGAACAACTGACACAAGATCAAGACGCTGCCGACGCGGCTCAAGCCACAAACGAATCCGTAGCCTCCCCTTTCGCGCAGATCGAAAACAGCACCGAAGAACCGCAGGAAACCGCCCAGGCCGCACCAGCGCCGACACCGGTAGTCGAAGAAAAGAAGGCCCCGAATCACAGGGAAGTGATCGTCTCCAAGGGCGATACGCTTTCTACACTGTTCGAGAAAGTCGGCCTGCCGGCCGCGGCCGTCCATGAAGTGCTGGCCAGCGATAAACAGGCCAAGCAATTCAGCCAGCTCAAACATGGCCAGAAACTCGAATTCGAATTGAACCCACAAGGCCAGCTGACCAACCTGCACAGCAAGGTCAGCGACGTTGAAACCATCACCCTGACCAAGAACGACAAGGGTTATGTGTTCAACCGCGTTACCGCCAAACCCACTGTTCGCACCGCTTATGTGCACGGTGTGATCAACAGCTCGCTGTCGCAGTCCGCCGCCCGCGCAGGCCTGTCCCACAGCCTGACCATGGACATGGCCAGTGTCTTTGGCTACGACGTCGACTTCGCCCAGGATATCCGCCAGGGCGACGAATTCGATGTGATCTACGAACAGAAAGTGGTGAATGGCAAAGCGGTTGGCAACGGCCCGATCCTGTCAGCCCGCTTCACCAACCGCGGCAAGACTTACACCGCCGTGCGTTACACCAACAAACAGGGCAACAGCAGCTACTACACTGCTGATGGCAACAGCATGCGCAAGGCGTTCATCCGTACACCGGTGGACTTCGCCCGCATCAGCTCGAAATTCTCCATGGGCCGCAAACACCCGATCCTCAACAAGATCCGCGCCCACAAAGGCGTCGATTACGCCGCCCCACGTGGTACGCCGATCAAGGCTGCCGGCGACGGCAAAGTGCTGCTGGCCGGCCGCCGCGGCGGTTACGGCAACACCGTGATCATCCAGCACGGCAACACTTACCGCACGCTGTATGGCCACATGCAGGGCTTCGCCAAGGGCGTGAAGACTGGCGGCACCGTGAAACAGGGCCAGGTGATCGGTTACATCGGCACCACCGGCCTGTCCACCGGACCGCACCTGCACTATGAATTCCAGGTCAACGGCGTTCACGTCGATCCATTGGGTCAGAAACTGCCGATGGCCGACCCGATCGCCAAATCCGAACGTGCTCGCTTCTTGGCGCAGAGCCAGCCACTGATGGCTCGCATGGATCAGGAAAAAGCCACCATGCTGGCTTCGAGCAAACGTTAA
- the tyrS gene encoding tyrosine--tRNA ligase, with protein MKSVEEQLALIKRGAEELLVESELIEKLKRGQPLRIKAGFDPTAPDLHLGHTVLINKLRQFQELGHQVIFLIGDFTGMIGDPSGKSATRPPLTREQVLENAETYKTQVFKILDPAKTEVAFNSTWMDQMGPADFIRLTSQYTVARMLERDDFDKRYTTNQPIAIHEFLYPLVQGYDSVALRADVELGGTDQKFNLLMGRELQRGYGQEAQCILTMPLLEGLDGVKKMSKSLGNYVGIQEAPGVMYSKLVSIPDALMWRYFELLSFRSMDEINAFRADVEAGANPRDIKIKLAEEVVARFHGEEAAANAHRGAGNRMKDGELPDDLPEVELTAAEDMPIAAVLNKAGLVKNSAAARDLLASGGVRIDGEVVDRSFIYVLGATHVCQAGKKAFARITLKSG; from the coding sequence ATGAAGTCGGTTGAAGAGCAGCTAGCGCTGATTAAACGTGGTGCGGAAGAACTTTTGGTCGAGTCCGAGCTGATCGAAAAGCTCAAGCGTGGCCAGCCGCTGCGAATCAAGGCCGGCTTCGATCCAACTGCGCCGGATCTGCACCTTGGCCACACTGTGCTTATTAATAAGCTGCGCCAGTTCCAGGAGCTGGGGCATCAGGTGATCTTCCTTATTGGTGATTTCACCGGAATGATCGGTGATCCGAGCGGCAAGAGTGCCACGCGGCCTCCGTTGACCCGTGAGCAGGTTCTGGAAAACGCCGAGACCTACAAGACTCAGGTTTTCAAGATTCTTGATCCGGCGAAAACCGAAGTCGCGTTCAACTCCACCTGGATGGATCAGATGGGGCCTGCGGACTTTATTCGTCTGACTTCGCAGTACACCGTTGCTCGTATGCTCGAGCGTGATGACTTCGATAAGCGCTACACCACCAATCAGCCGATTGCCATTCACGAATTTCTCTATCCGCTGGTTCAGGGTTATGACTCTGTCGCGTTGCGCGCTGACGTTGAGCTGGGTGGTACCGATCAGAAGTTCAACCTGCTGATGGGGCGTGAGCTGCAGCGTGGTTATGGTCAGGAAGCACAGTGCATCCTGACGATGCCGTTGCTTGAAGGTCTGGATGGTGTGAAGAAGATGTCCAAGTCGCTGGGCAACTACGTCGGTATCCAGGAAGCGCCGGGTGTCATGTACAGCAAGCTGGTTTCGATTCCCGACGCGTTGATGTGGCGCTACTTCGAGCTGCTAAGCTTCCGTTCGATGGATGAGATCAATGCGTTCCGTGCCGACGTAGAGGCGGGAGCTAATCCTCGCGATATCAAGATCAAGCTGGCCGAAGAGGTTGTTGCGCGCTTCCATGGTGAAGAGGCTGCGGCCAATGCTCACCGTGGTGCGGGTAATCGTATGAAGGATGGTGAGTTGCCGGATGATCTGCCAGAGGTCGAACTGACTGCTGCCGAGGATATGCCGATTGCTGCTGTCCTTAATAAAGCGGGGCTGGTGAAGAACTCTGCCGCTGCTCGTGATCTGCTGGCTTCCGGCGGGGTACGTATAGATGGCGAGGTTGTTGATCGCTCCTTTATATACGTACTGGGTGCGACTCACGTTTGTCAGGCCGGCAAGAAGGCTTTTGCACGAATTACGCTGAAATCCGGATAA